Proteins from one Amycolatopsis benzoatilytica AK 16/65 genomic window:
- a CDS encoding BTAD domain-containing putative transcriptional regulator, whose protein sequence is MEFRILGPVAVIGDDGSGVPLGPPRQRALLATLLMHLGEPLPVSRLIELLWGDAKPTSAVTIVHGSISGLRRALAAADPGAADLLATEPGGYVLRARPDQVDALRFEQLLSRGRNALPADPESASAALAEALALWRGPALSDVDTPVATETAARLNELRCDAFETKAEADLALGRHAHLVDELEAWTAQHPLRERLRAHLMVALYRSGRQADALAAYQAARRALLDELGVEPGPVLRDLHRAVLQQHPSLDPPDATRPRARLPRPLGAFVGRDQERAEVTALLDAHRLVTLIGAAGVGKTRLAIEVGRAAAARFPAGVWFVDLAPLTASALVTHTVAGALGLRAEPGSTLLDTVSAALGHRRGLLILDNCELVIEGCRTLVEALAAAGAEARVLATSRESLGIAGEVGCPVRPLPVPGQDASWERVAASEAGWLFAARAATTRPGFRVTEGNAEVVGDICRRLDGLPLALELAAAQVATLPLRRIRDQLDHRSRLLDSREGTTGGRHHGLDTAFDGSYRSLSEPERIVFARLSVFAGGFTLDAAEAVVADAELPSSEVARLLSGLVARSLVQLEEVAPARGRYRILEPLRRYAYSRLVERGEDMAAARLHARYFRYVVEETEPNLYRAGSARWLDRLRADSGNLRAALEWAFGEHGDRELGARLASGLWHRWDLAGTRVEGLHWLDAGLAATSQSRTALRMRLLAAATLLRLGLGELATAQRLADEQLALARSVGDRRWEGDALTRIGMVSWARGDPAAAHRPLEQAVRALRASGDRWREAIALAHRARALRDDDQLAAAQATAESALEVAQEVGEDAILGVCLDVGSTIANLQGRVGRATELIALALQHYRAVGYREGEASALHVTGLLALADQPERARDSFRTALELCIASGHRAGIAANLEGLGRALLASGARSRAAAFLGAAAAQRARISVPASATARPALDAALGRLRSELGAEEFERASSRGGQASPDELVEWAAETGTGAPLASVTFVYADAETERLAPLLDREALASLSGWLDRTLRSCCTDYGAERIRRKGRGYLATFRDAATGLRCACEIQQRMAEHRRAHGFAPRIRVGVDCRSGPGKDTAMGAGTGDLVGAAESDDEATAVAVGAARAAGYGRVSATRSAVEAAKGAFPASAFGPLGPAAGIPELGEAAGPVEVAIVEWSAR, encoded by the coding sequence GAACGCGCTGCCAGCGGACCCGGAGAGCGCGTCGGCGGCACTGGCCGAGGCGTTGGCGCTGTGGCGGGGCCCGGCTTTGTCTGATGTGGACACTCCAGTCGCGACAGAGACCGCGGCCAGGTTGAACGAACTGCGGTGCGACGCTTTCGAAACGAAGGCGGAAGCCGATCTCGCGCTCGGCAGGCACGCCCACCTGGTGGACGAGCTGGAAGCCTGGACGGCCCAGCATCCGCTGCGCGAACGGTTGCGCGCGCACCTCATGGTCGCGCTCTACCGCAGCGGACGGCAGGCCGACGCATTGGCTGCCTACCAAGCCGCCCGTCGCGCTTTGCTTGACGAACTGGGTGTGGAGCCAGGACCGGTGCTGCGGGACTTGCACCGTGCGGTACTGCAGCAACACCCGTCCCTCGATCCGCCGGATGCGACCCGGCCTCGCGCCCGGCTGCCGCGGCCGCTCGGCGCGTTCGTCGGACGCGACCAGGAACGCGCCGAGGTCACCGCTCTGCTTGACGCGCACCGGCTGGTGACGCTCATCGGCGCGGCGGGCGTCGGGAAGACCCGGCTCGCGATCGAGGTCGGACGGGCCGCGGCGGCACGGTTTCCCGCTGGTGTCTGGTTTGTCGATCTGGCTCCGTTGACCGCGTCCGCGCTCGTGACACACACCGTCGCCGGCGCGCTCGGCCTGCGCGCCGAGCCCGGATCGACGCTGCTCGACACAGTGTCCGCCGCGCTGGGCCATCGCCGCGGATTGCTGATTCTCGACAACTGCGAACTGGTCATCGAAGGCTGCCGGACGCTGGTCGAGGCTCTCGCCGCGGCGGGTGCCGAGGCACGAGTCCTGGCCACCAGCCGCGAATCGCTCGGCATCGCCGGTGAGGTCGGCTGCCCGGTCCGGCCGCTTCCCGTGCCGGGCCAGGACGCGTCCTGGGAACGAGTAGCGGCGAGCGAGGCGGGGTGGCTGTTCGCCGCACGGGCGGCGACGACCCGGCCGGGGTTTCGGGTCACCGAGGGCAATGCCGAGGTCGTCGGCGACATCTGCCGGCGTCTCGACGGCCTGCCGCTTGCTCTGGAGCTGGCCGCGGCACAGGTGGCCACCTTGCCGCTGCGCCGGATCCGCGACCAGCTCGACCACCGGTCGCGCCTGCTGGACTCCCGGGAGGGCACGACCGGCGGCAGGCACCACGGCCTCGATACCGCCTTCGACGGCAGCTACCGCTCGCTCAGCGAGCCGGAACGGATCGTGTTCGCGCGGCTGTCGGTCTTCGCGGGCGGATTCACGCTGGACGCCGCCGAGGCCGTCGTCGCGGACGCCGAACTTCCCAGCTCGGAGGTGGCTCGCCTGCTGTCCGGGCTCGTCGCTCGCTCGTTGGTTCAGCTGGAAGAGGTCGCACCGGCTCGCGGCCGGTACCGCATCCTCGAACCGCTGCGCCGCTACGCCTATAGCCGTCTCGTCGAACGCGGCGAAGACATGGCGGCTGCCCGGCTGCACGCCCGCTATTTCCGCTACGTCGTGGAGGAAACCGAGCCGAACCTTTACCGAGCGGGTTCCGCGCGGTGGCTCGACCGGCTCCGCGCGGACAGCGGGAACTTGCGCGCCGCGCTGGAGTGGGCGTTCGGCGAGCACGGCGACCGCGAACTCGGCGCGAGACTCGCGTCGGGACTTTGGCACCGGTGGGACCTCGCCGGCACCCGGGTCGAAGGGCTGCACTGGCTCGACGCCGGACTGGCGGCCACCAGCCAGTCCCGAACCGCCCTCCGAATGCGCTTGCTCGCCGCGGCGACGCTGCTCCGGCTGGGCCTCGGCGAACTCGCCACCGCTCAGCGTCTGGCCGACGAACAGCTCGCGCTGGCCCGATCCGTCGGAGACCGCAGATGGGAAGGCGACGCGCTGACCCGCATCGGCATGGTCAGCTGGGCCCGCGGCGACCCGGCCGCGGCGCATCGGCCGCTGGAGCAAGCGGTGCGAGCGCTGCGGGCCTCCGGCGACCGCTGGCGCGAAGCGATCGCACTCGCGCACCGGGCGCGGGCGCTGCGCGATGACGATCAACTGGCTGCGGCACAAGCGACTGCGGAGTCCGCGCTGGAGGTGGCGCAGGAGGTCGGGGAGGACGCCATCCTTGGCGTTTGCCTGGATGTCGGCAGCACTATCGCCAACCTGCAAGGCCGCGTTGGCCGTGCGACCGAGCTGATCGCGTTGGCACTACAGCACTACCGGGCCGTCGGGTATCGCGAGGGGGAGGCGTCCGCGTTGCATGTCACCGGCCTGCTGGCGCTGGCGGATCAACCGGAACGGGCGCGCGATTCCTTTCGGACGGCGCTGGAACTGTGTATCGCATCAGGACACCGCGCCGGCATAGCCGCGAATCTGGAAGGTCTTGGCCGCGCGCTGCTCGCATCCGGTGCCCGCTCGCGCGCGGCGGCGTTTCTTGGTGCGGCTGCCGCACAGCGTGCGCGCATCAGTGTTCCGGCGTCGGCCACCGCCCGGCCCGCGTTGGACGCCGCGCTGGGACGGCTGCGGTCCGAGCTCGGCGCTGAGGAGTTCGAGCGAGCCAGCAGCCGGGGCGGGCAAGCGTCGCCGGATGAGCTGGTGGAATGGGCCGCCGAGACCGGCACTGGAGCGCCACTGGCCTCGGTGACGTTCGTCTATGCGGATGCCGAGACCGAGCGGCTGGCTCCGCTGCTGGACCGGGAGGCGTTGGCGTCGCTCTCCGGATGGCTCGACCGCACGCTGCGTTCCTGCTGCACGGACTACGGGGCCGAGCGGATCCGCCGGAAGGGGCGGGGCTACCTCGCGACGTTCCGCGATGCGGCGACGGGGTTGCGGTGTGCGTGCGAGATTCAGCAGAGAATGGCGGAACATCGGCGTGCGCACGGGTTCGCGCCGCGGATTCGGGTCGGGGTGGATTGCCGGAGCGGTCCCGGTAAGGACACGGCCATGGGTGCCGGGACTGGGGACCTCGTCGGCGCGGCCGAGTCCGACGACGAGGCCACCGCTGTCGCCGTCGGCGCGGCTCGGGCTGCGGGCTACGGCCGGGTCTCGGCGACCCGCTCCGCAGTCGAGGCGGCGAAGGGTGCGTTCCCTGCCTCGGCGTTCGGGCCGTTGGGCCCTGCCGCGGGGATACCGGAACTCGGCGAAGCTGCCGGGCCGGTCGAGGTCGCGATCGTCGAGTGGTCCGCGCGGTGA
- a CDS encoding ArsR/SmtB family transcription factor, with translation MPDEDLVFRALADPTRRFLLDLLYARDGRTLTELESEVDMSRFGVMKHLKLLEEADLVVSRKEGREKRHFLNPIPIRQIHDRWIDKYTAPRASALLGLKAELEAGTSAQARETEESP, from the coding sequence ATGCCCGACGAGGACCTGGTTTTCCGGGCACTGGCGGATCCGACCCGCCGGTTCCTGCTCGATCTGCTCTACGCGCGTGACGGCCGCACGCTCACCGAGCTGGAGTCCGAAGTGGACATGAGCCGGTTCGGGGTGATGAAGCACCTGAAGCTGCTCGAGGAGGCCGATCTGGTCGTCTCGCGCAAGGAAGGCCGGGAGAAGCGGCACTTCCTGAACCCGATCCCGATCCGGCAGATCCACGACCGCTGGATCGACAAGTACACCGCGCCCCGCGCGTCGGCGCTGCTGGGCCTCAAGGCCGAGCTCGAAGCCGGAACATCCGCGCAGGCAAGAGAAACCGAGGAGTCACCATGA
- a CDS encoding SRPBCC domain-containing protein — translation MTETTTVQVNRVYIKATPQAVWDAITQPEWTQKYGYSGLADFDLKRGGKHRTKPTQEFIDAGFTSDLLEGEVLEVEPPRKLKITWKLLMDPGLTSEPYTTITYDIEETQTAGTRLTVTHDVTGAPNHAALVSGEREDINAGPGENAGGGWAWVLSDLKSVLETGKSIAA, via the coding sequence ATGACCGAGACCACGACCGTGCAGGTCAACCGGGTGTACATCAAAGCGACCCCGCAGGCGGTGTGGGACGCCATCACCCAGCCGGAGTGGACGCAGAAGTACGGCTACAGCGGCTTAGCCGACTTCGACCTCAAGCGCGGCGGGAAGCACCGCACCAAGCCGACGCAGGAGTTCATCGACGCGGGGTTCACCAGCGATCTCCTCGAAGGCGAAGTGCTCGAAGTCGAGCCGCCGCGCAAGCTGAAGATCACGTGGAAGCTGCTGATGGACCCGGGCCTCACCAGCGAGCCGTACACGACGATCACCTACGACATCGAGGAAACCCAGACCGCGGGAACCCGGCTGACCGTCACCCACGACGTCACCGGCGCGCCGAACCACGCTGCTCTGGTGTCCGGCGAACGCGAGGACATCAACGCCGGCCCGGGCGAGAACGCCGGAGGCGGCTGGGCATGGGTGTTGTCCGACCTGAAGTCCGTGCTGGAGACGGGCAAGAGCATCGCCGCCTGA